The Poecilia reticulata strain Guanapo linkage group LG13, Guppy_female_1.0+MT, whole genome shotgun sequence genome has a segment encoding these proteins:
- the c2cd3 gene encoding C2 domain-containing protein 3 isoform X3, whose protein sequence is MKSKKHKSAKAASNKRKVPSDVSPSTSLPPLVEGQLRCFLCVTVSRVLWTVHKPPSPTFIRLRWWGESSNGTHFFPRDASQVAQRTIKSTARYAIRCGPKQFTSYLTDMGSLVLEVLTKPNHLPVARAQVAGISHLSLSQPISGFYTLVSPTSEKLGEVQLSLNLEPLTEAYDSSSSAPATDTTVDKQQVPKLTAPPPPVLVTAGGGKESGGSSGGNTPRGKDHLYFQNVQMDKKTLENQVPTSSKLQNSEIVGSPSIAETRNNDIFSVILERGNKLRNAMVESALNCDVDSSLPLKDSPLPLPKDNIQTPRDLFPSTSHMFLQDILHADSGDGAIPSDSGLDCLPDMDKRAVDLLLGSSVTSGLPLWDIQGSPPESLSGHSSVCGDSELNDPLYDQSLLENLFYKTPHSDTAPDFAGDNSQGAATSNKTHPEISRQSKPGISQSPNLDEQQFADRGDDLYSSFSAEQLKLLSLIRIARVTVESLAVLAGGLATTTKKAVKGKPPRPFPSKKCTYFVEYVFPMTSASGQFGRSKGGDVDVTRAVSSKIAFGAVKFHQLSVFPVHFNAAAIKLWWESELTFKIYSRKSDQKKPVFIGKAVHALRSLLQSQELSQSVVLPVCGSEGTKETRDVGPLTVSIELGTHSKSFSNEKTGNMIARNTLPLKIAANPEREHVGRSLRSDMEALSAPAMDPPRLNVWTLQTHTRESSNPPGIRTSPLKSSQAEEEPQVLLHALLMVPDGKKFSCGPQQAPNVFLNCKLFWCDETARSTVSWGRANPTFNFVQVTPVGLTTKLLERMKDNMMVIEVWQKTGSSGNDRLFGLVKLPLHQFYVSFRDPKITQLLLQAQYPVLGVDCYMPVIDVFSGCCRGNLRVVLAMGRAEQIISLQRTRDEEYDSSPHVVNAAQVRIMREHVFVLRVEKVSGLTPLQSTVWGEADCYVHYSFPSQEFSAASNVDPSLVESSLNLKPYRTITTLCVPDPVFGHTETHVLLAPEGVPVQRLLLSSLSSQGLSSGGGVQFEVWCRYYYPNVRDQLVARGLLPLSKLCAMATMQKQHPNEAQMFSLPLVPRTEGHSGFQPQPSGLLDIYIRYKHRPVRPEGQAGRGAASRVVTLVVQVHRASGLKAAARAISEENNQISHLMEVGVNPFVTVHLPFLPDSERRCTRTVARTFCPDFDHHMEVTCDLLLHMSSGETCSLAEQLEQASAVFTVWNRDGQKASSEQTQIMLGSVKIPLVDLIYKRTGISGWFGLYLVRKKRPSQPEHILVGGLELSISFPHHSDRERVIKAAEGLGWEMAHQDDEESWEEGMRKLSLTFLMPKAWLPVHCLLPPGMSELQRSTYCYIRYKFFDQDAICSRLKHPCVEGDQATVSFEXSRTVELGVTQPLVWYLREEKLEVQVWVTFSKTRTTRPSDSDRLVGSAFVDVASFAKTPKQKQSLSGVYPLFLPSAADLQGAALRVHITSSDGSFPTNLSAAHDTQLDSDSQEEILLEEMEEAHGSPSAPRKSSHTRSTHRSKPSNKTPDLMSAHLTEVSVEDSFPVIVAVDRAMHLNLKACPLTERTEGTPCCCVSYVTADSSEPVCTSVVTNTDCPVWDHQHECRLSKELLVDPHQFLVFKVWHRGEMERVIGFATVDLSPLLWGFPSVCGWYNITDFSGQCHGQIKVSITPLRGVQDLRGQRKSINDEAAKNVSALLQTTPLSYQTTAMYSSFPSHISRFPEQKISSPNHSDVPFSERPSENNRHFEHMDRVRLYHQNLQEQTASHFACGGPTCGGPTGDVNPSSSFLFSALRRKLSELDNIQRYFNRKLSTPTFPPVTEQDGHNQDVDRGVLETDTSQLLLKSNQLVGEVNNIISGLRGHFLETIPSNTQSSSDSPVERSSPPANPDSKSSPNRVIHNRLDVASPLPAETSEDDTDSDHDDKKDEQSSQDNLSQDEHQEDFRQDEKAGDDDDEEEEDKDFEEMVLQPRPLNEVTSLTDRTSPWTSILSDPDLVSVESIEDQKESDMSENEDKSLEENRDGCLSNKKRTDNVHRTESDDDRMLQSGDQTKGSNSPNCSDDTSSSPQPAADTHSASGTQDMEENQFQTSLPVEVPNFFLPSHQLEASLRAIRLAPSFSNTSYESGQNSSDRRRVPPHRGPRQRPDLSPLSLKKQTDRIAKIFAARFDKSS, encoded by the exons ATGAAGAGTAAGAAACACAAGTCTGCCAAAGCTGCAAGCAACAAAAGGAAAG TCCCCAGCGATGTGTCTCCCTCAACAAGCCTCCCCCCTCTCGTTGAGGGACAGCTGAGGTGCTTCCTGTGTGTGACAGTGAGCAGGGTCTTATGGACAGTCCACAAGCCTCCGTCTCCAACGTTCATCAGGTTGCGCTGGTGGGGCGAGTCGTCCAACGGCACGCACTTCTTTCCAAGAGATGCATCCCAGGTGGCTCAAAGAACCATCAAGAGCACAGCTCGCTACGCGATCCGCTGCGGCCCGAAGCAGTTCACCTCATACCTTACAG ATATGGGCTCTTTGGTGCTGGAGGTTCTGACTAAGCCGAATCATTTACCAGTTGCTCGGGCTCAAGTTGCTGGGATTTCCCATCTGTCTCTGTCGCAGCCTATTAGTGGATTTTACACTCTAGTGTCGCCAACCTCAGAAAAGCTGGGAGAAGTCCAG CTTTCCCTGAATCtggagcctctgactgaagcctacgacagcagcagctcagcccCCGCCACAGACACTACCGTTGATAAGCAGCAGGTACCCAAACTGACGGCTCCCCCGCCGCCAGTACTCGTCACCGCTGGAGGTGGGAAAGAATCCGGCGGGAGCAGTGGTGGAAACACACCAAG AGGAAAAGACCacttatattttcaaaatgtccagATGGATAAGAAGACGCTGGAGAATCAGGTTCCTACGTCCAGCAAACTTCAAAACAGCGAAATTGTTGGAAGTCCCTCGATAGCAGAGACGAGAAATAATGACATCTTCTCGG TCATTTTGGAGCGGGGAAACAAACTCAGGAATGCAATGGTGGAGTCGGCTCTGAATTGTGACGTCGACTCTTCTCTACCTCTGAAGGACagtcctctccctctccctaAGGACAACATCCAAACACCTAGAGA CTTGTTCCCTTCTACATCACATATGTTTCTTCAGGATATCCTGCATGCAGACTCTGGGGATGGAGCCATCCCCTCAGACAGTGGCCTGGACTGTCTGCCAGACATGGACAAAAGAGCTGTGGATCTGCTGCTTGGCAG CTCTGTGACATCTGGACTGCCTCTGTGGGACATCCAGGGGTCACCTCCTGAATCTCTCTCCGGCCACAGCAGTGTGTGTGGAGACAGCGAGCTCAACGATCCGCTTTACGATCAGAGCTTACTGGAAAATCTGTTTTACAAAACTCCT cACTCAGACACTGCACCAGATTTTGCAGGGGACAACAGTCAAGGAGCAGCAACATCAAATAAAACTCATCCAGAGATATCGAGGCAGTCTAAACCTGGGATCAGCCAAAG tCCAAATTTAGATGAACAGCAGTTTGCAGATCGTGGCGATGATCTCTACTCTTCATTCAGTGCAGAGCAGCTTAAGTTGCTGAGTCTCATCCGAATAGCAAGAGTTACCGTCGAGTCGCTCGCCGTCCTTGCAGGCGGCTTAGCCACCACAACCAAGAAGGCTGTCAAAGGGAAACCTCCGCGCCCATTTCCCAGCAAGAAATG cACATATTTTGTGGAGTATGTTTTTCCGATGACTTCAGCCTCGGGTCAGTTTGGGCGGAGTAAAGGTGGAGATGTAGACGTGACCAGAGCTGTTTCCAGTAAAATCGCTTTTGGAG CTGTAAAGTTCCACCAGCTCTCTGTGTTTCCTGTCCACTTCAACGCCGCAGCGATCAAGCTGTGGTGGGAGAGCGAGCTCACTTTCAAGATTTACTCAAGAAAGAGTGACCAGAAAAAA CCTGTTTTTATTGGTAAGGCCGTTCACGCTCTGCGTAGTCTGCTGCAGAGCCAGGAGCTGAGTCAGTCTGTTGTTTTGCCGGTGTGCGGCTCTGAGGGAACCAAAGAAACGCGGGATGTTGGACCTCTCACa GTTTCCATAGAACTAGGAACACACAGCAAAAGTTTCTCTAATGAAAAAACAGGGAACATGATTGCGAGAAACACGCTGCCTTTGAAAATCGCAGCCAACCCCGAAAGAGAACATGTTGGAAGATCTCTGCGTTCTGACATGGAGGCCTTATCGGCTCCAGCGATGGATCCTCCCAGGCTGAATGTTTGGACTCTTCAAACACATACGAGGGAATCGTCGAATCCTCCTGGGATCCGAACATCTCCGCTTAAATCTTCTCAGGCCGAAGAGGAGCCCCAGGTCCTTCTGCATGCTTTACTCATGGTTCCAGATGGGAAGAAGTTCAGCTGTGGGCCACAGCAGGCTCCAAACGTCTTCTTAAACTGTAAGCTATTCTGGTGCGATGAGACGGCCAGATCCACGGTCAGCTGGGGCCGGGCAAACCCCACCTTCAACTTTGTTCAG gTAACGCCAGTGGGATTAACAACAAAACTTTTAGAGCGTATGAAGGATAACATGATGGTGATTGAAGTATGGCAGAAAACTGGAAGCTCCGGGAACGATCGACTCTTCGGCCTCGTTAAACTACCTTTACATCAATTCTACGTGTCATTTAG GGACCCAAAGATCACCCAGCTCCTTCTGCAGGCACAGTACCCAGTTTTAGGGGTCGACTGCTACATGCCTGTCATCGACGTGTTCTCAGGCTGCTGCAGGGGAAACCTTAGGGTTGTTCTGGCTATGGGTCGGGCAGAGCAGATCATCTCCCTCCAGCGCACCAGAGATGAGGAGTACGACTCGTCGCCTCACGTG GTGAATGCAGCGCAAGTGAGGATTATGAGGGAGCATGTGTTTGTTCTAAGAGTGGAGAAAGTCAGCGGACTGACCCCTCTGCAGTCCACAGTGTGGGGAGAGGCTGACTGCTACGTTCACTACAGTTTCCCCTCCCAGGAGTTCAGCGCTGCCTCCAACGTTGATCCGAGCCTTGTAGAGAGCA GCTTGAACCTGAAGCCGTATCGTACCATCACCACTCTTTGCGTCCCGGATCCGGTGTTTGGTCACACCGAGACTCACGTCCTTCTCGCTCCTGAAGGAGTTCCTGTCCAGCGACTGCTGCTCAGCTCACTGTCGAGTCAAGGCCTGAGTAGTGGAGGAGGCGTCCAGTTTGAAGTGTGGTGCAG atattATTATCCAAATGTCAGAGATCAGCTTGTGGCCAGAGGATTGCTTCCCTTGTCCAAATTATGTGCCATGGCAACCATGCAGAAACAACATCCTAATGAGGCTCAGATGTTCTCCCTTCCCCTGGTTCCAAGGACTGAGGGCCACTCAGGATTTCAACCTCAGCCTTCAG GTTTGCTGGATATTTACATTCGCTACAAGCACAGGCCTGTCCGACCTGAAGGACAGGCTGGTAGAGGAGCTGCTTCCCGTGTTGTGACGCTTGTGGTTCAAGTGCACAGAGCGTCTGGGCTGAAGGCAGCAGCAAG AGCAATAtcagaagaaaacaatcaaatcaGCCATTTAATGGAGGTTGGGGTGAACCCTTTCGTCACAGTCCACCTGCCCTTCTTACCTGACAGCGAGAGGAGGTGTACCCGCACTGTGGCCAGGACTTTCTGCCCTGACTTTGACCACCACATGGAGGTGACCTGTGACCTGTTGCTGCACATGAGCAGCGGGGAAACCTGTAGCCTGGCTGAGCAGCTGGAGCAGGCATCCGCTGTCTTTACTGTCTGGAACAGAGACGGTCAAAAAG CATCTTCTGAGCAAACGCAGATCATGTTAGGTTCTGTGAAAATACCATTGGTTGATCTCATTTATAAAAGAACAG GTATTTCTGGCTGGTTCGGGCTGTATTTAGTTCGTAAAAAACGTCCTTCACAGCCGGAGCACATCTTGGTCGGTGGCCTGGAGCTTTCCATCAGCTTCCCTCACCACTCAGACAGAGAAAGGGTGATTAAAGCTGCCGAGGGTTTGGGCTGGGAAATGGCACATCAAGATGATGAAGAATCCTGGGAAGAAGGCATGAGAAAACTCTCACTGACTTTTTTAATGCCTAAAGCGTGGCTTCCTGTCCATTGTCTGCTTCCTCCGGGGATGAGCGAGCTTCAGCGCTCTACCTACTGCTACATCAGGTACAAGTTCTTTGACCAGGACGCCATCTGCTCCCGACTGAAGCACCCGTGTGTTGAGGGCGACCAAGCCACGGTGAGCTTTGAAGRAAGTAGAACGGTGGAGCTGGGAGTCACTCAACCTTTGGTGTGGTATCTGCGAGAGGAGAAGCTGGAGGTCCAGGTGTGGGTCACCTTCTCTAAAACCAGGACTACAAGGCCAAGCGACTCAGACCGACTGGTGGGGTCTGCATTTGTTGATGTGGCTTCTTTTGCAAAAACTCCCAAGCAGAAGCAGTCACTGAGTg GAGTGTACCCGTTGTTCTTGCCCTCTGCCGCCGATCTACAAGGCGCAGCTCTCAGGGTGCACATCACATCATCGGATGGTTCCTTTCCCACAAACCTGTCAGCTGCACATGACACCCAGCTGGACTCTGACAGTCAGGAGGAGATCTTATTGGAGGAAATGGAAGAAGCACATGGCTCCCCGTCTGCTCCCAGAAAATCGTCACACACCCGCAGCACACACAGGAGTAAACCCTCTAACAAAACTCCGGACCTGATGTCTGCACATCTCACGGAGGTGAGCGTGGAAGACTCTTTCCCTGTGATTGTGGCAGTGGACCGAGCCATGCACCTCAATCTGAAAG CTTGTCCTCTTACTGAGCGCACCGAAGGAACTCCTTGTTGCTGTGTTTCATACGTCACCGCTGACTCATCTGAACCAGTTTGCACATCTGTTGTAACCAACACGGACTGTCCTGTGTGGGACCATCAGCACGAGTGCAG GCTTTCAAAGGAGCTGCTGGTCGATCCACATCAGTTTCTTGTTTTCAAAGTGTGGCACAGAGGAG AAATGGAGCGGGTGATTGGATTTGCCACTGTAGACCTGTCTCCTTTACTCTGGGGTTTCCCATCAGTGTGTGGTTGGTACAACATCACAGACTTCAGTGGCCAGTGTCACGGTCAGATTAAAGTGTCTATAACTCCTTTGAGGGGAGTCCAGGACCTTCGTGGACAGAGAAAAAGCATCAACGATGAAGCTGCCAAAAACGTATCA GCTTTGTTGCAGACCACTCCTCTCAGCTATCAAACCACAGCCATGTACAGCAGCTTTCCCTCCCACATCAGCAGATTCCCAGAGCAGAAGATCTCATCGCCAAACCACAGCGACGTGCCGTTCTCTGAAAG GCCAAGTGAGAACAATCGCCATTTTGAGCACATGGACAGAGTTCGTCTTTACCACCAGAATCTGCAAGAACAAACAGCGTCTCACTTTGCCTGTGGCGGCCCGACCTGTGGCGGCCCGACCGGTGACGTTAATCCCTCcagctcatttttgttttcagcactCAG GAGAAAACTTAGCGAGCTTGACAACATTCAACGATACTTCAACCGTAAGCTATCCACTCCTACTTTCCCGCCTGTGACCGAACAAGACGGCCACAACCAAGACGTGGATCGGGGGGTGTTGGAGACCGACACGAGTCAGCTGCTCCTCAAGTCCAACCAGCTTGTTGGGGAAGTCAACAACATCATCAGTG GTCTACGAGGTCACTTCCTGGAAACGATTCCCTCCAACACTCAGAGCTCATCAGACTCACCTGTGGAACGCAGCAGCCCTCCGGCCAACCCAGACAGCAAGTCCAGTCCAAACAGAGTGATTCATAATCGTTTGGATGTTGCATCTCCGCTGCCTGCCGAGACGTCTGAGGACGACACCGACTCTGACCACGACGACAAAAAGGACGAGCAAAGCAGCCAGGACAACCTGTCACAGGACGAACACCAAGAGGATTTTAGACAGGACGAGAAAGCtggcgatgatgatgatgaagaagaagaagacaaggATTTCGAGGAGATGGTGCTGCAGCCCAGGCCTCTGAATGAGGTGACGTCACTAACGGACAGAACCAGTCCTTGGACCAGCATCCTGTCAGACCCTGATCTGGTTTCTGTAGAGAGCATAGAGGATCAGAAAGAGTCAGACATGAGTGAGAATGAGGACAAAAGTCTGGAGGAAAACCGAGACGGCTGTCTTTCCAATAAGAAACGCACAGACAATGTTCACCGTACAGAGAGCGACGATGACAGGATGCTACAATCCGGCGATCAGACAAAGGGGTCAAACAGCCCCAACTGTTCAGATGACACGTCATCATCGCCACAGCCTGCCGCTGACACACACAGTGCTTCAGGAACTCAGGACATGGAAGAAAACCAGTTCCAGAC CTCATTGCCTGTGGAAGTCCCTAATTTCTTCCTCCCATCTCACCAACTGGAGGCGTCACTGAGAGCCATCCGTTTAGCTCCATCCTTCTCTAACACATCTTATGAATCT GGTCAGAACTCCTCAGACCGCCGCCGCGTTCCCCCTCACAGAGGTCCCCGGCAACGGCCGGACTTGTCCCCTCTGTCCCTGAAGAAACAGACGGACAGAATCGCAAAGATATTCGCAGCTCGTTTTGATAAGTCCAGTTAG